The Tepidibacter aestuarii genome contains a region encoding:
- the aroF gene encoding 3-deoxy-7-phosphoheptulonate synthase, with amino-acid sequence MSKIILKNMDITINLKNGITIPNDKLMIAGPCAVESYEQLLMIAKFIKSKGANVLRGGAYKPRTSPYSFQGMREEGLRIFKSVKKEVDIPIVTELMDVRDIDKIYDVADIIQIGSRNMHNFSLLTEVGKQDKPILLKRGMSATIKEWINAAEYIAVGGNTNIIMCERGIRTYNDYTRNTLDLAAVPIIKNETGLPVVVDPSHGTGIKELVKPMSLASFAAGADGIMIEVHPEPEKALSDGPQSLTFNEFEDVVESLNK; translated from the coding sequence ATGAGTAAAATCATACTAAAAAATATGGATATTACTATAAATTTGAAAAATGGTATAACTATTCCGAATGATAAACTTATGATTGCTGGACCTTGTGCAGTGGAAAGCTATGAGCAACTTTTAATGATTGCTAAATTTATAAAAAGCAAAGGTGCAAATGTATTAAGAGGTGGAGCATATAAGCCTAGGACTTCTCCTTATTCTTTTCAAGGTATGAGAGAAGAAGGTCTGAGGATATTTAAATCAGTAAAAAAAGAAGTGGATATCCCTATTGTTACAGAATTAATGGATGTAAGAGATATTGATAAAATATATGATGTAGCAGATATTATACAAATTGGATCTAGAAATATGCACAATTTTTCTCTACTTACTGAGGTTGGAAAGCAAGACAAGCCTATACTTTTAAAAAGAGGTATGTCTGCTACAATTAAAGAATGGATAAATGCTGCTGAGTATATAGCTGTTGGAGGAAATACCAATATAATAATGTGTGAAAGAGGAATAAGAACATATAATGATTATACTAGAAACACATTAGACTTGGCTGCTGTTCCTATAATAAAAAATGAAACAGGCCTTCCTGTGGTAGTTGATCCAAGCCATGGAACAGGAATAAAGGAACTGGTTAAACCAATGAGTTTGGCATCCTTTGCAGCAGGAGCAGATGGGATAATGATAGAAGTGCATCCAGAACCTGAAAAAGCACTTTCTGATGGACCACAATCATTAACATTTAATGAATTCGAAGATGTTGTAGAATCTTTAAATAAATAG
- the dnaG gene encoding DNA primase, whose protein sequence is MNNMNDIIEEIKSRNDIVDIISSYIQVKSAGLNYKALCPFHSEKTPSFSISTQKQMYKCFGCGEGGDVINFVMKMENIDFMEALEFLAQKSGVEINKGKISDESKENINKKQKLYQINLDAARYFFKSMSDLNNTGYKYLKNRGLDNKVIKYFGLGYSRNDWHDLNNYLLKKGYDQQNLIDAGLAIQTKNKKNYINRFRNRVMFPIFDHRGKVIAFGGRVLDESLPKYLNSSETILFNKRKNLYGLNFAKKNIKNDTLIIVEGYMDVISLFQYGIKNVVASLGTALTIEQAKLIKKYANKVIVAYDNDEAGVKATLKAVEILNGVSLSVKVLNLGKSKDPDEYIRTEGLDKFNISLKNAIPLIQFKINILKQKYNLNNDQDRLLFTKKVANTIKNIKSPIEVEYYVNKISKETDISIQAINSEIYGKYYKANKNQKEIKQQIEEIKIKKNGIEIAEKQIIHIFLNESKYRSDILMNLDIDDFLLKESKEILNYIIKSNELDIITIDKLKNLGISEEYIQDIYNINIDSNVNLNDIIKTLQKNSLKRKRDYLLKRQHELQQKKQNDKNIEASEVDRELLDIAMKIIRLEKEMKNIL, encoded by the coding sequence ATGAATAATATGAATGATATTATAGAAGAAATAAAATCAAGAAATGACATTGTAGATATAATATCTAGTTATATACAGGTAAAGTCTGCTGGATTAAATTATAAAGCACTATGTCCTTTTCATTCAGAAAAGACACCATCATTTTCAATAAGCACTCAAAAGCAAATGTATAAATGCTTTGGATGTGGAGAAGGTGGAGATGTTATAAATTTTGTAATGAAAATGGAAAATATAGATTTCATGGAGGCCTTAGAATTTCTAGCTCAAAAATCGGGGGTTGAAATTAACAAGGGAAAAATAAGTGATGAATCTAAAGAAAATATAAATAAAAAGCAGAAATTATATCAAATTAATTTAGATGCAGCTAGATATTTCTTTAAATCTATGTCGGATTTGAATAATACCGGATACAAATATTTAAAAAATAGAGGACTTGACAATAAGGTGATTAAATATTTTGGTCTAGGATATTCAAGAAATGACTGGCATGATTTAAATAATTATTTACTAAAAAAGGGATATGATCAGCAAAATTTGATAGATGCTGGATTAGCTATTCAAACTAAGAATAAAAAAAATTATATAAATAGGTTTAGAAATAGAGTTATGTTTCCTATATTTGACCACAGAGGAAAGGTTATAGCTTTTGGCGGAAGAGTACTAGATGAGTCTCTTCCAAAATATTTAAACTCATCAGAAACTATACTATTTAATAAAAGAAAAAACTTGTATGGTTTAAACTTTGCTAAAAAGAATATAAAGAATGATACATTAATCATAGTAGAAGGTTATATGGATGTTATAAGTCTTTTTCAATATGGTATAAAAAATGTGGTTGCATCATTAGGAACTGCTCTAACTATTGAACAAGCAAAACTAATAAAAAAATATGCTAACAAAGTAATTGTAGCTTATGATAATGATGAAGCTGGTGTTAAGGCTACACTAAAGGCTGTTGAAATATTAAATGGGGTTAGTCTGAGCGTGAAAGTATTAAATTTAGGAAAATCCAAAGACCCAGATGAATATATAAGAACAGAAGGGTTGGATAAATTTAATATATCGTTAAAAAATGCTATACCATTAATTCAATTTAAAATAAATATATTGAAACAAAAATATAATTTAAATAATGATCAAGATAGGCTATTGTTTACAAAAAAGGTAGCTAATACTATAAAAAATATTAAAAGTCCTATCGAAGTTGAGTATTATGTTAACAAGATATCTAAAGAAACAGATATATCCATACAAGCTATAAATAGTGAGATTTATGGTAAATACTACAAAGCAAATAAGAATCAAAAAGAAATTAAACAACAAATAGAGGAAATAAAAATCAAAAAAAACGGTATCGAGATTGCAGAAAAACAAATTATTCATATATTTCTAAATGAATCAAAATATAGAAGTGATATTTTGATGAATTTAGATATAGATGATTTTTTATTGAAAGAAAGTAAAGAAATATTAAATTATATAATTAAAAGCAATGAATTGGATATAATAACTATTGACAAATTGAAAAATTTAGGCATATCAGAAGAATATATACAGGATATATATAATATTAATATAGATTCAAATGTTAATTTAAACGATATTATAAAAACTTTGCAAAAAAATAGTCTAAAGAGAAAAAGAGATTATTTACTTAAAAGGCAGCATGAATTACAGCAAAAGAAACAGAATGATAAAAATATAGAAGCAAGTGAGGTTGATAGAGAATTGTTAGATATTGCAATGAAAATAATACGATTAGAAAAAGAGATGAAGAATATTTTATAG